The sequence TTGTGTTTGACGCGAATATGACTTCACTCACCTTTAAACTGAGTAGAGCGATAAGCCGAGACTGGCAGCCGAACGATGAAATTCTGGTAAGCGCACTTGATCACTACTCTAATGTATCCAGTTGGCAACAAGCCGCTGCCGATAAAGGCGCTACTGTTCATCAAGTAAATATTGACCCGACTAACTGCAATTTGGACTACACCCATTTAGAGTCTTTATTGAACTCCAATACCCGGCTGCTAGCACTCACTTACGCTTCAAATACCAGCGGTAGCATTGTTGATTTGCAGCGGGTGATTGCTAAAGCAAAAAGTGTTGGTGCAATGGTGTATGTTGATGCGGTGCATTACGTGCCGCATCGCTTAGTGGATGTACAACAATTGGGCTGCGACTTTTTACTCTGTTCAGCTTACAAGTTTTTTGGCCCCCATCTTGGCATTGCCTATGTGGCCGACCCTTGGTTAGAACAACTTAAACCTTATAAAGTAGAACCGGCAACCAACCTTGGCCCTGGACGTTTTGAGACCGGCACCCAAAGCTTTGCGGCTATTGCAGGCATGAGTGCCGCGGTTGATTACTTAGCCCATTGGAACCCACAACAAAATATGCGAGCGGCTTTAGCTGCGAGCTTTGAGCAGTTTGCCGCGCATGAGCAAGGTTTAAGTCAGAATTTCTTAGAGCGTTTAGCTACTCATCCCCAAGTCACGCTTTATGGAGAAAGTAGCTTACAGCGATTACACAAGCGCACCGCTACTTTTTCTATGCGCTGGCCAAGTATTTCGCCACAGCAGATTGCCGCTATGCTGGGCGAGCATAATATTGCCACTTGGCATGGACATTTTTATGCGCAAGGCATGATGGAACAATTAGGTTTAATGGATAAAGGAGGGGTGCTAAGAGTAGGTTTTATGCACTACAACACCCATCAGGAAGTGGATCGCTTGTGGGATTTGTTGGATAAGTTCTGTAGCTAGCAGAGTAACTACACATCTAGAGCTAGGTGGGCAAATAGCTCATCTAGATCGGCAGCGCCTTCAAACTTAATACCCACAGCAATATGGTTATGACCATCTCGGCTTTGGCTTTTAATATTACCCTCAATCACCGTATCACTTTCTGGCTTACCGGGTATGCGAATGTAAACAAATACGCTATCGAGCAGTAGTTTGCCATTGCTTTCTGGCCACGCCATTTTAAAGCGACAGCCTCCCGCTGATAAATCCAAGATAATGCCATCGAAGCTCAAGTCGTTTTCGATTTGTTGGTCACTCACCGATGAGCGGTGAGTCACAGTGGCAGGAATGCGAGTACTGGCTCGTTGTTGTTTACGAAGGCTAAAGCGTTCTACTTCGCTAGGATATTTTACAAACAACAGGTGTTTAGGGGATTTGATGATGTCGGTAATAATGCTGCGAAATGCAATGCACTGACCCGCTTCGCCCTCGATAATGGAGCGAATTACACAGGCCATGCCTTCAAGTAATACGTCACCGTGACCTTGTTGCGCGTACTTGGGCACGGCAAAAATAAGGAAGTTAGCATCGTCTAAACCGATTAATTTACATTTAATCCGAACATTGCCCACCTTTACAAACTGCACATCTAAAATGTCGCCAAAGCGCAGTTGTCGCATTATATCTACCACTTCTTGGCGCTGGTTAACGCGAGGGCTTGGAGCAGGTGCCAAAATAAACTTCCTTTTTACCGTGTTGGCTTAAAACAAGCGGCTTCCCCAGCCGAGCTTAGTTCTTAAGATCTTAAAGTAATCATAGCTTTTAGGGTGAACCAGACGCAACGGGTGATTTTGTTTGCGAATAATCACTTCATCGCCCGGCATAACGGGCAGCGATACGTGGCTATCACAGCTTATGTTCATATGCTCACTATTATCGTGAGACAGTTTAAGCTTAATTTCGCTATCGCTGTCTACCACTATGGGGCGTGAGCTTAGGGTATGCGGGAACATTGGCACCAAAGCTATTGCATCTAAATTAGGGGTGAGAATGGGCCCGCCAGCAGATAAAGAATAGGCGGTTGAGCCAGTAGGCGTAGTAACAATTAAGCCATCGGCGCGTTGGCTTAACATAAAGTGGTCATCAATATACACTTCAAATTCTAACATGGTGGCGACTTTGTCGAGGTGAAGTACCACCTCGTTTACTGCGCTGTTGCGGCTTTTGACCGCGTTATGGCGCAATACTTTCGCTTCTAACAAACAGCGTTTTTCAGTAATGAACTCGCCCTGTAATACTTCTTTTAAGGGGTGTTCAAAATTGAAAGGGTCTAAATCGGTTAAAAAGCCTAAGTTGCCTCGGTTTACCCCTAGTACAGCTATGTCGTAACGCGACAGCACTCGCGCTGCCCCCAACATGTTGCCATCGCCTCCAACCACAATGGCTAAATCAGCTTGCTCACCGACCTGGTTAATACTCACTAGGTTAAGCCCGTCAATGGTGAGTTGTTGGCCGGTCTGCTCTTCTACCAATACTTTATATGATTGTTCAATCAACCAATGATAGAGCGCCGTTAAGGTATTATTGGCTCCCTCGTGATGGGGTTTACCAATTAAACCGATTGTGTTGAAGATTTGAGTCATAACTTGTTGATTTAACATTGTGTTGCTAGTGATTATAACGTGTGGCTTTACTACTCAGCCAGTTTTATCGTGACTATCACTTGAAAGCGGCGGTTTGATCCCCATAATATGCAACAGAATTAAGTTATTTGTGAAGAATTACGGAGACCCTGCATGAGCAGTGAGCAAAACAAACCACAAGCTGAAGAAGTGGTAGCGGAAAACGAAGTAGAGCAGCAGGTTGAAGCTATAGACGCTGAGCTAGAAAGTGAAGTGGAAGAGCAAGCTGCAGAGTCGGCTGGTGAAGAAATTAGCGTAGCTGAGCTGCTAGAGCGCTTAGCAACTGCCGAGCAAACCGTTGCCGATCAAAAAGACGGTGTGATTCGTGCCAAAGCCGAAGTAGATAACATTCGTCGTCGTTCAGCTCAAGAAGTAGAAAAAGCGCGTAAGTTTGCTCTAGAAAAGTTTGCTAACGAGCTGCTACCGGTTATCGATAACATGGAAATGGCCCTACAACACGCTAACCGTGAAGATGAAGCGCTAACTTCGATGATTGAAGGCGTTGAACTTACTCTTAAAACTTTAATCGACGCTGTGAAGAAGTTTGGTATTGAAGTGGTGTCACCACAAGACCAAGCCTTTGACCCAGAAAAGCATCAAGCTATGGGCATGCAAGAAGTAGAAGGTGTAGCGCCTAATACTGTGGTAGCAGTATTGCAAAAAGGCTACCTACTAAATGGCCGTTTATTGCGCCCAGCAATGGTAATGATTTCTAAAGCTGCTTCGGTAGACACTAGCGCATAGATTTATTATTGCTGAATCAAAAAGGGCCTTTAGGCCCTTTTTTTGTGGCTGAATTTTACACTGCGTTATGACTTTGAGTAGGGGAATTCTTTGACCTAACTTACTTGGCTATGCCATTGTAGACTTATGAATAAAAATTATTCGTATTGCTCAGAAGGCAAACAACAGCAGTAAATGGAACAGTTAGAGATTTTCGACATCCCCAATCCTTGTCGCGGCATTTGTCAAACCAATAGCCGCGGGTTGTGCATGGGTTGTTTTCGGAATCGAGATGAACGTTTTGCTTGGCAAACCCTAGAACCTGCCCAGCAACAGAATATTTTGCGCTTAACTAAACAGCGAAGAATGCGCTTTATTCGTATGCAGCGTAAGAAGTTAGCCGAGCAACAGCAGCAAAACTCGGTACAGGATGAATTACCATTTTGAAAGTAAATGCTGCGCTAAATGGTGGTAGTTAACCCTTACATCGGGCAATATATGCGTCCAGTAATAGGGGCATGAGTCATTTAGAGGTTGTATGAGAGATTTAGATCAGCTAATAAAAAATAACCGCAGCTGGGCAAAAAATATAAAAGAGCAGAATCCCACCTTTTTCTGTGATCTGTCAGAGCAACAAAATCCTGAATTCTTATGGATTGGCTGTAGTGACAGTCGGGTACCCGCCAATCAGATTGCTGGCCTGCCTCCAGGTGAAGTTTTTGTACACCGTAATATCGCCAATGTAGTGGTGCATACCGATTTAAACTGTTTGTCAGTTATTCAATATGCAGTCGACGTTCTAAAAGTTAAACACATCATTGTTACCGGTCATTATGGCTGTGGTGGGGTATTGGCGTCGATGGAAAACGAACAGTTTGGCTTGATAGATAATTGGTTGCGCCATCTTAAAGATGTATACCGCTACCATGAGCAAGAACTTGATGCGATTGAAGACAAGCAACAGCGGGCCGACCGCTTGTGTGAGTTAAATGTAATGGAGCAAGTTAAGAACGTGTCTCAAACCTCCATCGTGCAAAATGCCTGGAGCAATGGCCAAGAACTGTCGGTACACGGCTGTATTTATTCTATCCAAAACGGCATCCTAAATAATCTAGATATCTCGATTTCTGGCAACAGTTAAAAACGGCATTTCTAGATATAAAAAACGCGGCTAAGGCCGCGTTTTTTGTTACCTATTTATATATCTAGGCTTTTTCGGCTGAGGCCACATTGATATCTGATTCACCGTGAGGTAGATGAACTTCTTCTTCAGATCTACCTGCCTGAGGATTGTTGTATGTATCCACGTTTAGGTCACCTTCAGATTTAGCAACAGCAACGGTTACCATGCTATCACCGGTGATGTTTACCGCGGTGCGAACCATGTCTAACAAGCGGTCTACACCAATAATTAGCGCAATACCTTCTACAGGTAAACCAACTTGCTGCAATACCATGGCTAGGGTAATTAAGCCTACACCCGGCACACCTGCAGTACCTACCGATGCTAAGGTTGCAGTAACAATAACCATTAAGAAATTGCCAGCGGTTAGGTCTATGCCATATACCGTTGCAATAAAGATGGTTGCAACACCTTGCATAATTGAGGTGCCGTCCATGTTAATGGTGGCGCCTAAAGGTACCGTGAACGAAGCCGTTGAGTTGCGCACGCCCAGCTTATGAGTTGCCGTTTCCATAGTAACTGGAATAGTCGCATTTGAAGAGGCAGTACTAAATGCAAATACGATGGCTTCGCGCATTTTCTTAATGAAAATAAGCGGGTTTAAGCCAGTAAGTACCTTTAATAAAGAAGGGTAAACTAATAAGGCGTGCAGCAGTAATACAACCAATACCACCATGAAGTAGCTAAGTAAGCTCGCAATCGCGTCAAAACCAATTTCAAAGAACAGTTTTGCCAGTAAGGCAAATACGCCATAAGGGGCTAAGTTCATTAAAATGGTCACTAACTTCATGATCACTACATTGAAGTCTTCAAAGTGCTTACCAATACGTTTACCTGGCTCGCCAGAAATAGCGATGGCAATACCAAACAACAATGCAAATACAATGATTTGCAGCATGTTGCCTTGAGCCATAGAGGCAATTGGGTTATCAGGGAACATATCAATGATAACTTGGCTAATGCTTGGTGCTTCTTTAGCAACAAAAGCGGCTTCGGTAGTTAGCTCTATGCCAGTACCTGGGCGTATAAGTAGTGCAACGGCCATGGCGAGTGAAATAGCAATCGCGGTAGTGGCTAAATAAAGCAGTACTGTTTTACCGCCAAGGCGGCCTAAGCGCGCAGTGTCTTTCATTGAAGATACACCGCAAACCAAAGAAACAAATACCAATGGAACAACTAACATCTTCAAGCTTGATACGAAAATCGAACCTGTAATATTAAGGATGCCGTCAACGATGTAGTCTTTGACTAAGATAGACTCAGCAAAAAAGGTTTGTAAGAAAACCCCTAAGCCAATACCGGCAACCATACCGATAAGTATTTTGTGAGTAAGACTCAGTTTTGAATCGTTTTTCATTTCCCTTCTCTCTGTATTTTACGCAGAACTTAATACTGCATATAACCTAAAGTTGCGCGCATAGTATCATAGGTTATAAAAATAGCCATTTTTGACACTACCACCTATAACTTTGTTGGTTTTATAATCTAAATTCGTGATCGCTTGCTCAATACCTAAGCAATTGCCAAGATTTTGCGAGAATGGGTTTTTAGTGAGTTTTTTTTATTTTTTCCCTTGAAAAGCAATTTGCTGCCCCCACTTAGTTCTCAACAACGAAATATTAGTTACAACTAGAATTTGGAGAACACCATCATGGGTAGAATTATTGGTATCGATTTAGGAACCACTAACTCTTGTGTTGCAGTACTAGACGGCGACACCCCTAAAGTAATTGAAAATGCGGAAGGCGATCGTACTACCCCTTCAATTATTGCATTTACCGACGACGGCGAAACCTTAGTAGGTCAACCTGCTAAGCGCCAAGCGGTAACTAACCCTAAGAACACAGTGTTCGCTATTAAACGTTTAATCGGCCGTCGTTTTACCGACGACGAAGTTCAACGTGATATCGAAATCATGCCTTTCAACATTGTTAATGCTGACAACGGTGATGCTTGGGTAGAAGCGAAAGGCGACAAAAAAGCGCCACCACAAATCTCTGCAGAAGTTTTGAAAAAAATGAAGAAAACTGCAGAAGACTACCTAGGTGAAGCTGTAACAGAAGCGGTAATTACCGTACCTGCTTACTTTAACGATTCACAGCGTCAAGCAACTAAAGATGCTGGTCGTATTGCGGGCCTAGACGTTAAACGTATTATTAACGAGCCAACTGCAGCTGCATTTGCTTACGGCGTTAACAACGCTAAAGGCGACAACGTAGTAGCCGTTTACGACTTAGGTGGTGGTACTTTCGATATTTCAATCATTGAAATTGACGAAGTAGATGGCGAGAAAACCTTCGAAGTACTAGCAACCAATGGTGATACTCACCTAGGTGGTGAAGACTTTGATAACCGCTTAATCAACTACTTAGTAGAAGAATTCAAGAAAGACCAAGGTTTCGACCTTAAGCAAGATCCACTAGCTATGCAGCGCCTAAAAGAAGCGGCAGAAAAAGCTAAGTGTGAGCTATCTTCAGCACAACAAACTGATGTAAATCTACCTTACATTACTGCTGATGCTTCAGGTCCTAAGCACTTAAACATCAAAGTAACTCGCGCTAAGCTTGAGTCTTTGGTTGAAGAGCTAGTTCAACGTTCACTAGAGCCATTACGCATTGCACTACAAGACGCTGACCTATCAGTTAGCGACATCAACGATGTAATTCTTGTTGGTGGTCAAACACGTATGCCACTAGTACAAAGCGCTGTTACTGAGTTCTTTGGTAAAGAGCCTCGTAAAGACGTTAACCCTGATGAAGCTGTAGCCATGGGCGCTGCTATTCAAGGTGCGGTATTGTCTGGCGACAAAACTGACGTACTACTACTAGACGTTACTCCACTGTCTCTAGGTATTGAGACGATGGGCGGCGTAATGACTCGCGTTGTAGAAAAGAACACCACCATCCCAACTAAGGGTTCACAGGTATTCTCAACGGCAGACGATAACCAAAGCGCGGTAACCGTTCATGTAATTCAAGGTGAGCGTAAGCGTGCTGCAGACAACAAATCTCTAGGTCAATTTAACCTAGAAGGTATTCGTCCTGCACAACGTGGCGTGCCACAAATTGAAGTAACCTTCGATTTGGATGCCGACGGTATCTTACACGTATCTGCTAAAGACAAAGATACGGCTAAAGAGCAGAAAATTACCATTCAAGCTTCATCTGGTTTGTCAGATGACGAAATCAACAAGATGGTAAACGAAGCTGAAGCCAACGCTGAAGAAGACAAGAAATTTGAAGAGCTAGTTCAGGCTCGTAACCAAGCTGATGCACTTGTACACGGTACCCGTAAGCAAGTTGAAGAAGCTGGTGAAGCGCTTCCAGCTGAAGACAAAGAGAAAATCGAAGCTGCAGTTAGCGAGTTAGAAACCGCTAGCAAAGGCGAAGATAAAGCAGAGATTGAAGCAAAAACTCAAGCGCTAATCGAAGCTTCTCAAAAACTTATGGAAGTAGCTCAACAACAAGCCCAAGCAAATGCTGGCGAAGCTGATGCAGAGCAAGCTGCTCCTGCTCAAGACGACGTTGTTGACGCTGAGTTTGAAGAAGTGAAAGACGACAAAAAATAATTTGTCTTAAACACTTTAAGTAAGTAAATAACGGGCGTTGTGAGAACAACGCCCGTGTGTCTATCAAAAAGCCATTACTTTCAACTGGTTTAGTTGCGAGAAAGTAGAACACCCATTATGTCAAAACGCGATTATTACGAAGTTCTTGGTCTAGGCAAAGATGCCGGCGAGCGAGAAATTAAAAAAGCCTACAAACGTTTGGCGATGAAATTTCACCCAGACCGTACCAAGGGCGATAAAGCTTCTGAAGAGAAATTTAAAGAAGTAAAAGAAGCCTACGAAGTGCTGAACAATCCTCAGAAGAAAGAGGCTTACGATCACTACGGCCATGCTGGGGTTGATCCAAACCGTGGTGCTGGTGGTTTTGGTGGCGGACACGGCGACTTTGGCGACGCGTTTGGTGACATCTTTGGTGATATATTTGGTGGTGGACGCGGAGGCGGCGGTGGTCGTCGTCAGCCACAACGTGGCTCAGATCTTCGCTACAACTTAGAGTTGAGCTTAGAGCAAGCCGTTAAAGGTGTTAAAAAAGAAATTCGCGTACCTACTTTAGTGCACTGTGAGCAGTGTAATGGTAGCGGCGCCAAGAAAGGCTCTACGCCTAAAACCTGTGGCACTTGTCATGGCCAAGGCCAAGTACAAATGCGCCAGGGCTTTTTTGCGGTGCAGCAAGCCTGTCCTACCTGTAAAGGTAAGGGAACTATCATTTCTGATCCTTGCCATAAGTGTCATGGTGAAGGTCGTTACGAGCGCGCTAAAACCTTATCGGTTAGCATTCCAGCTGGCGTTGATACTGGTGACCGTGTTCGTTTATCGGGTGAAGGCGAAGCCGGAGAAAGCGGCGCTCCAGCGGGTGATTTATATGTACAAGTACATGTTAAAGAGCACCCAATCTTCCAACGTGAAGAAAATAACCTTTACTGCGAAGTACCAATTAGCTTCACTTTAGCCGCCTTAGGTGGCGAGATTGAAGTACCTACTTTAGATGGCCGAGTGAACCTTAAGGTGCCAAACGAAACGCAAACTGGCCGTATGTTCAGAATGCGTGGCAAAGGCGTTAAGTCGGTGCGCGGTGGCCCAATTGGTGATTTGATTTGTAAAGTGATTGTTGAAACCCCGGTTAAGCTTAATGAAACGCAAAAGCAGCTGCTTAAAGACTTTGAAGAAAGTTGTGGTGGCTCTGCTAGCAGTAAGCACAAACCGAAAGCCGAAGGCTTCTTCGACGGAGTTAAAAAGTTTTTTGATGACTTAACCAGTTAATCAAAACTACTTGAAAGAAAGGCGGCTATTAAGCCGCTTTTTTTATGTCTGTTTCACTTTGATAGCAACAGTAAGTGCGTTCCAAGGTCGCCCTTCATTATGATATTATTTGTTAAAAATCATTGGGTAGCATGATGATAAGTCTTGTTTTAGGTGGAATTAGAAGCGGCAAAAGCCGCTGGGCTGAGCAGCAGTTTCAAAACAAGGCTGGTTTAAAACCCGTGTATATCGCAACCGCCATGCCAAGCGACGAAGAAATGGAACAACGGATCGCTCATCATCAAGCTTTGCGAAACAGATCTTTTGATACCCACGAATTTGATTTTTCAAAAGAGCAACTCAGTGAAGTGTTGCTAGCTTACACTGCCCAAAATCGGCCAATACTGCTGGAATGTATGTCTACTTGGCTAGGGTGGTGGTTATGTACCAACAAACCTTTCGATCAGCAGCTGTTAGATATTCAACAGCAATCTAGCGACTTACTGGCCAGTTTAGATGCTATTGATGGGGACTTGGTTATTGTGAGTAACGAAGTAGGTTTAGGTTTGGTCTCTGACAACGCCATGGGCCGCAGGTTTGCCGATGAGCTTGGACGATTAAACCAAGCTTTAGCGGCAAAAGCCGATAAAGTTGTATTTATTAGTGCTGGCTTACCGCTAGTATTAAAGGAGTCGTAGTCTTTAAGGCTGCAAAGATATGGAAGTGCATTAATGAATAAAGTATTAAAAGCCGCGGTTATAGCCAGTTCAATCATTGCATTGCTCAGTTGCTCTGCTTCTCCTACTGGGCGCAAGCGGGTGCTGCTTTATGATGACTCAAAAATGAGTGCTTTAGGGGCTCAGTCTTTCGAAGAAATTAAAAAACAAGAAAAGATTTATACCGACAAAGCTACTAACGATTATGTAGCCTGCGTATCTAATGCGGTTACCGCCGAGATCCCCGGTCACTATGGCGATGAAGATTGGGAAGTCGTGGTATTTGACTCCGAGCAAGTGAATGCCTTTGCTTTACCAGGCGCCCATGTTGGCGTTTATACCGGCTTAATCAAAGTGGCCGAGACTCCCGATCAACTGGCTACGGTTATTGGCCACGAGATTGCCCACGTGCTCGCAGAACACAGTAATGAACGTTTATCGCAAAACCAAATAGCCGGTATTGGTACCGCTGTTGCGGCAGTAGCCATTGGCGTTAGTGACGACATTAAACATAAAGGCGCGGCGATGGCGGCCTTAGGTTTAGGCGTACAATATGGCGTATTATTGCCTTACGGGCGCGCCCAAGAAAGTGAAGCAGATTTGATGGGCTTAGATTTAATGGCTAGCGCGGGTTTTGACCCACGTGCCAGCGTTTTCCTTTGGCAAAATATGGCCAAAGCGGGTGGTGGTTCAGTGCCTGAGTTTTTATCAACTCACCCGTCTAGCCAAACGCGAATTACCGATTTAAATTCGCGCATGTCGCGTGCCATTCAGTTAGAAAAACAAGCGATTGCTCAAGGTAAGTCACCTCAGTGCATTCGCCCTGCGAGCTTTGATGCTAAAGATACATCTAAAGAGTCCGATGTCGATAAAACTAGCTAGCCTTAGCGATGCCAAAGAGATCTGCCGGGTGCAGCGATGCAGCTGGCAGCATGTCTACCCTAAGCAACTCATTTCCGATATGTTTCAAGCTCTACCATTTGAGCTGCATCAACAGCTGTGGAAACAACGCCTTAGCAGTGAGAAAAATCAAATCTGGGTATTAAAAACTAATGGCGTGCAAGGCTTTTTAATGCTGGAAAAACAAACCCCTGAGATTGAGCTTGCCGCCCTGTATTTGCAACCAGATACCATTGGCAAAGGTTGGGGTAGAGCCTTGTTAGAAAAGGCTTGCCAGAGCGCAGCAATGAAGGAAGTGTACTGTTGGGTGATGCAAGATAATCAGCAGGCAGAGGGCTTTTATCGCCACACGGGCTTTCAATTTAGTGGTGAGCAACGTCAAGTGGAATTTGCCGGTAGTTACTTTGTTCAAAAAAAGGCGTATTTAGCCGCAGACCAACGGTTTTTCTAGTGACTTTGTGATAACATTTTGGCTCTTTTTAACGATCAGAATTAAGAGTTCAAATGAGCGATAAATATCAAGGCGCAGCAGCGCAAGCAAGTTACGGCTACGGCCTTCAAATTGGTGAGCAAATTGAGCGTGCAGCATTCGACGGCTTAGAAGTGAATGCAATGCTTGACGGTATTCGTGACGTAATGCAAGGTGCGCAACCTCAGCTTGACGAAGCGGTTATTGGTGCGGCTTTCCAAGAAATTACTAAAGACATTGAAGCTAAAAAAGCTGAGCAACACAAAGAAGCAATGGCTGAAGGCGAAAACTTCTTAGCTGATAACGGCCAGCGCCCAGAAATCAATAAAACTGAATCTGGTCTTCAATACGAAGTATTAGTTGAAGGTGAAGGCGAATCGCCAAGCGCTAGCAGCAAAGTACAAGTTCACTATGAAGGTACTTTAATTTCTGGTGAAGTATTCGATAGCTCTGTACAACGTGGTCAACCTGCAGAATTCCCAGTAAATGGCGTAATTAAAGGTTGGACTGAAGCGCTACAGCGCATGAAAGTAGGTGACAAGTGGAAGCTATACATTCCTCAAGAACTTGCTTATGGCTCTCAAGGTGCGGGTGCTGCAATCCCTCCTTTTGCTGCCCTAGTATTTGAAGTTGAATTGCTAGCTATTCTTGGCTAAGAGCAATCGCTTTTATAACAAATGTCGCTTTCAATTTGTTTATGATTTTGGCTGAAAAGCAATCTTCACTTTGAGCAGACATCAATTAAGCCAGCGTAAGCTGGCTTAATTATTTAGGGGGTTACCAGAGCCTTGTTGCTGCTTTTCGAAACGGCTCAATGCTTCTTCGTTTTCACCAATACGTTTAAACCGCTACTTGGCTATCCCTTGGCGCGAATTCAAATACATCGGAAAAGCAGTTTTCTTCTTTTAGACCTAGCGACTTTAATTTATAAATTGTGCCATAAACCATATTCGGGGAGCCGCAAAGATAAGTTTGAGCCTTGCTAAGATCTGACAAAGTCTCTTGTATCACCTGATAAATAAAACCTGTTTTTCCAGACCAGTTAATACCTGCTGATTCCAATATTGGTATGAAGTTTAAGTTCTTATATTGAACAGCCCAATCGTAAAACTGATCAAGCAGGAAGAAGTCATGCTCACTTCTGTTAGACCAATAGATGTCTATATTGGCGTCGGGTCGTTGCTGTAAAATTTCTTCTGTGATGCATTTAATTTTTGAGATACCAGAACCAGCTGCCACCAACACATGAGGAAGATCCAAGCTTGTTTGCAAAAACGCATTCCCCATTGCTAGCCTTATATCAACTTGCTCATGACCATTGCTTAGTTGATGAATGCGGCCTAGGACTTTAGCCGAGAATTCGCTAGTTTTCTGGATAATCAACTTAAGACATGTGGGCTGCTTTGGATTAAAGCGACTGGCAATCGTATAAGAAAGAGATTGAAACTCACCGTCATTATTCACATCTAGTACAAGCTGCAGATACTGTCCCGCTTTAAAGCCTAAGCTAGCACCCTTTAAGGATGTTAATTCGACCTCGAAGGTAGTTTGGTTTAAAGGCTCGACACTTACTACTTTACAAGCATGAGTAGCCACTTTCAGCTCTGTAGCTGCGTTATTCATACAACAATCCATCATTTGGGTTTAGATATTAAAGTCCCTAAAACTTAATGCATTTACTATGTGAATAAAAATGTTATATTTTCATTAAATCATTAACATTATTCATAGACTTTATGATCGAGCGTATCCACCTTCGAATTATCCATGCGGTAAAAGAGCAGGGCTCACTTACTGCCGCCGCAAAAGAACTGTGTGTTACTCAGTCCGCCCTAAGCCATACTATCCGTAAATTGGAAAATAACTTAGATACCGAGATCTGGATCCGCGAAGGCCGTAACCTTCGTCTTACTCAAGTAGGGCAGTATCTACTGAATATTGCTAATCGCGTTTTACCCTTGCTTGACCACGCAGAAGAGAAGCTCAAACAAATTACTCAGGGAGAGCGAGGAACGCTGCGAATAGGAATGGAATGCCACCCCTGCTATCAATGGTTGTTGAGAGTGGTATCCCCCTTTTTGGATACTTGGCCAGATGTGGATGTAGACGTAAAACAGAAATTTCAGTTTGGCGGTGTGGGCGCACTATTGGATTACGAGATTGATTTACTGGTGACGCCAGATCCATTCTATAAAAGTGGTCTTTCTTTCCAAGCTGTATTTGATTACGAGCAAGTGCTCGT comes from Agarivorans sp. Alg241-V36 and encodes:
- a CDS encoding flagellar brake protein; translation: MAPAPSPRVNQRQEVVDIMRQLRFGDILDVQFVKVGNVRIKCKLIGLDDANFLIFAVPKYAQQGHGDVLLEGMACVIRSIIEGEAGQCIAFRSIITDIIKSPKHLLFVKYPSEVERFSLRKQQRASTRIPATVTHRSSVSDQQIENDLSFDGIILDLSAGGCRFKMAWPESNGKLLLDSVFVYIRIPGKPESDTVIEGNIKSQSRDGHNHIAVGIKFEGAADLDELFAHLALDV
- a CDS encoding dicarboxylate/amino acid:cation symporter — encoded protein: MKNDSKLSLTHKILIGMVAGIGLGVFLQTFFAESILVKDYIVDGILNITGSIFVSSLKMLVVPLVFVSLVCGVSSMKDTARLGRLGGKTVLLYLATTAIAISLAMAVALLIRPGTGIELTTEAAFVAKEAPSISQVIIDMFPDNPIASMAQGNMLQIIVFALLFGIAIAISGEPGKRIGKHFEDFNVVIMKLVTILMNLAPYGVFALLAKLFFEIGFDAIASLLSYFMVVLVVLLLHALLVYPSLLKVLTGLNPLIFIKKMREAIVFAFSTASSNATIPVTMETATHKLGVRNSTASFTVPLGATINMDGTSIMQGVATIFIATVYGIDLTAGNFLMVIVTATLASVGTAGVPGVGLITLAMVLQQVGLPVEGIALIIGVDRLLDMVRTAVNITGDSMVTVAVAKSEGDLNVDTYNNPQAGRSEEEVHLPHGESDINVASAEKA
- the can gene encoding carbonate dehydratase; translation: MRDLDQLIKNNRSWAKNIKEQNPTFFCDLSEQQNPEFLWIGCSDSRVPANQIAGLPPGEVFVHRNIANVVVHTDLNCLSVIQYAVDVLKVKHIIVTGHYGCGGVLASMENEQFGLIDNWLRHLKDVYRYHEQELDAIEDKQQRADRLCELNVMEQVKNVSQTSIVQNAWSNGQELSVHGCIYSIQNGILNNLDISISGNS
- a CDS encoding DUF1289 domain-containing protein, with protein sequence MEQLEIFDIPNPCRGICQTNSRGLCMGCFRNRDERFAWQTLEPAQQQNILRLTKQRRMRFIRMQRKKLAEQQQQNSVQDELPF
- a CDS encoding cysteine desulfurase-like protein, which produces MSFSVEAARELFPALNESNQSGIPTYLDGPGGAQLPQTVLQAMNDYFIKGNSNLGGAFASSKHTEEIVEKGREQARILLNAASANNIVFDANMTSLTFKLSRAISRDWQPNDEILVSALDHYSNVSSWQQAAADKGATVHQVNIDPTNCNLDYTHLESLLNSNTRLLALTYASNTSGSIVDLQRVIAKAKSVGAMVYVDAVHYVPHRLVDVQQLGCDFLLCSAYKFFGPHLGIAYVADPWLEQLKPYKVEPATNLGPGRFETGTQSFAAIAGMSAAVDYLAHWNPQQNMRAALAASFEQFAAHEQGLSQNFLERLATHPQVTLYGESSLQRLHKRTATFSMRWPSISPQQIAAMLGEHNIATWHGHFYAQGMMEQLGLMDKGGVLRVGFMHYNTHQEVDRLWDLLDKFCS
- the grpE gene encoding nucleotide exchange factor GrpE: MSSEQNKPQAEEVVAENEVEQQVEAIDAELESEVEEQAAESAGEEISVAELLERLATAEQTVADQKDGVIRAKAEVDNIRRRSAQEVEKARKFALEKFANELLPVIDNMEMALQHANREDEALTSMIEGVELTLKTLIDAVKKFGIEVVSPQDQAFDPEKHQAMGMQEVEGVAPNTVVAVLQKGYLLNGRLLRPAMVMISKAASVDTSA
- the nadK gene encoding NAD(+) kinase, whose protein sequence is MTQIFNTIGLIGKPHHEGANNTLTALYHWLIEQSYKVLVEEQTGQQLTIDGLNLVSINQVGEQADLAIVVGGDGNMLGAARVLSRYDIAVLGVNRGNLGFLTDLDPFNFEHPLKEVLQGEFITEKRCLLEAKVLRHNAVKSRNSAVNEVVLHLDKVATMLEFEVYIDDHFMLSQRADGLIVTTPTGSTAYSLSAGGPILTPNLDAIALVPMFPHTLSSRPIVVDSDSEIKLKLSHDNSEHMNISCDSHVSLPVMPGDEVIIRKQNHPLRLVHPKSYDYFKILRTKLGWGSRLF